The following is a genomic window from Microbispora sp. ZYX-F-249.
GAGGTCGCGGACGAGCAGGCCTTCGACCTGTGGCAGGCGCCGTCCCTCGAGAATCTCGAGTGGCTCACCGCGGAGCTCACACCCGTCGCCGGCTCCGACTTCACTCGCCGCCTGAACCGTCATGTGGTGCCGCGACGTGGCGTTCTCCGGCTCAACCACCCGGCCGGGCACCAGCTTCGGCTGCTTCGTGAGACGCTCGAACTCCCCATGGAGGCCCAACAAGTCGTCGTCTTCCTTCCGGCCGACGACCAGACGGCCGAGGCCATCGAGCAACTCCAGCGCCAGTCCCACGGCCGGCTCCGGTCCATCTCCTGACGCACGGCGATCCCGTCCGGCGAAGCCGGGCTCAGCACTTCTCCAGTGCGGTGGTGTTCCTGAGGGCCAGAAGGCCGACGGAGACCAGCGCCGCCGACGTGGGCGACGGGAGAACGCCCGCACCAGGTCGGTGCGGGATGCCTGTTCACTCCGGCGTCCGGCGGTTCCGTCCCTCCGCTCCCGGACGCCCGAGCAGTTTGTCGATGCTGCGGCGCTCGCGTTTGGTGGGACGTCCCGCGCCACGAGCCCGAACGGCGACCGCCACGGCCTCCTCGCGCGGAGGAGGCGGGGGGCTCTTGTCGACGTAGCACTCGGCGGCCACGGGGGCGCCGACGCGCTTGGTGATGACGCGGGAGACGACCACGAT
Proteins encoded in this region:
- a CDS encoding RNA-binding S4 domain-containing protein; the protein is MSGEQVGARVDIWIWSVRLTRTRSIASDACRGGHVRVNGVRVKPAHVVRVGDEVRLRHEGRERIVVVSRVITKRVGAPVAAECYVDKSPPPPPREEAVAVAVRARGAGRPTKRERRSIDKLLGRPGAEGRNRRTPE